Proteins from a single region of Amycolatopsis sp. CA-230715:
- a CDS encoding alpha/beta fold hydrolase: protein MTEQLVRVGGIDLCYETFGERGARPLLLVMGLAGQMTWWDDEFCEQLAGRGFFVIRFDNRDTGRSTALHGRSSLVKSYLLRSSPYPLTEMADDAAGLLQALDVPAAHIAGISMGGMIGQSLAIRHPGRVLSLTSIMSTTGSRRVGLPHPKVIPSMLAAPPKDRDGYAESLLRTFRTIGSPGFPFDEPRLRARAHRSFDRGLNAAGTARHISAILSAGDRTPGLRKLRIPALVIHGTRDPLVHRSGGRATARAIPGAELDLVPGMGHDMPREIWPRLIDGITRTADRASS, encoded by the coding sequence ATGACCGAACAGCTGGTGCGGGTCGGCGGGATCGACCTCTGCTACGAGACCTTCGGCGAACGCGGCGCGCGGCCGCTGCTGCTGGTGATGGGCCTCGCCGGGCAGATGACCTGGTGGGACGACGAATTCTGCGAGCAGCTCGCCGGGCGGGGCTTCTTCGTCATCCGGTTCGACAACCGCGACACCGGCAGGTCCACCGCGCTGCACGGCAGGTCCTCGCTGGTGAAGTCCTATCTGCTGCGGTCATCGCCGTACCCGCTCACCGAAATGGCCGACGACGCCGCGGGGCTCCTGCAAGCGCTCGACGTGCCCGCCGCGCACATCGCGGGGATCTCGATGGGCGGCATGATCGGCCAGTCGCTGGCGATCCGGCACCCCGGCCGCGTGCTGTCGCTGACCTCGATCATGTCGACCACCGGCTCCCGCCGTGTCGGGCTGCCGCACCCGAAGGTCATCCCGTCGATGCTCGCCGCGCCGCCGAAGGACCGCGACGGCTACGCCGAATCGCTGCTGCGGACGTTCCGCACGATCGGCTCGCCCGGCTTCCCGTTCGACGAACCGCGCCTGCGCGCCCGCGCGCACCGGTCGTTCGACCGCGGTCTCAACGCCGCGGGCACCGCGCGCCACATTTCGGCCATCCTCTCCGCCGGAGACCGCACGCCCGGCCTGCGCAAGCTCCGGATCCCCGCGCTCGTGATCCACGGCACGCGCGACCCGCTGGTCCACCGGTCCGGCGGCAGGGCGACGGCGCGCGCCATCCCCGGCGCCGAACTCGACCTCGTGCCCGGCATGGGCCACGACATGCCGCGCGAAATCTGGCCACGCCTGATCGACGGCATCACCCGCACCGCGGACCGCGCCTCCTCGTAA
- a CDS encoding DMT family transporter, whose product MAYLFLLGAILTEVTGTVATRFSDGFTKLVPSVVAVLGVVGAYVLLSFALKRGLNLGVAYGTWAAAGVALVAVIGATAFDDRLTLVQAGGLVLVVGGVLALELGA is encoded by the coding sequence ATGGCGTACCTCTTCCTCCTCGGCGCGATCCTGACCGAGGTGACCGGCACGGTGGCGACCCGGTTCTCCGACGGGTTCACCAAGCTCGTGCCCTCCGTGGTGGCCGTGCTCGGCGTGGTCGGCGCCTACGTGCTGCTGTCGTTCGCGCTCAAACGCGGGCTGAACCTCGGCGTCGCGTACGGCACCTGGGCTGCGGCCGGGGTGGCGCTGGTGGCGGTCATCGGCGCGACCGCGTTCGACGACCGGCTCACGCTCGTCCAGGCTGGCGGGCTCGTGCTCGTCGTGGGTGGCGTGCTCGCGCTGGAACTCGGCGCGTGA
- a CDS encoding TetR/AcrR family transcriptional regulator — protein sequence MNRPATVEGDEEPDGRRIRGERRRAEIIAATLHVIERDGVSGVTHRAVAREAGVPASSATYYFATLDDLLVAALTETVEEYIRQLREIIDSGRDQLESLAHVIADCSGPGRLRSLAEQELSLLAVRRPALRPVARRWRETVAAIARRYTDDDLVVRALVSTADGLCASLLLEDDPPAERDVVAILRHTLHLA from the coding sequence GTGAACAGGCCCGCGACCGTCGAAGGTGACGAGGAGCCGGACGGGCGCCGGATCAGGGGCGAGCGGCGTCGCGCCGAGATCATCGCCGCGACGCTCCACGTCATCGAGCGCGACGGCGTCTCCGGTGTCACCCACCGGGCGGTCGCGCGCGAGGCGGGTGTCCCCGCCAGCTCCGCGACCTACTATTTCGCCACGCTCGACGATCTGCTGGTCGCCGCGTTGACCGAGACGGTCGAGGAGTACATCCGCCAGCTCCGCGAGATCATCGACAGCGGCCGGGACCAGCTCGAGAGCCTGGCGCACGTGATCGCCGACTGCTCGGGGCCGGGACGGCTGCGCTCGCTGGCCGAACAGGAGCTGAGCCTGCTCGCGGTGCGGCGTCCCGCGCTGCGGCCGGTCGCCCGCCGGTGGCGGGAAACGGTGGCCGCGATCGCCCGGCGGTACACGGACGACGACCTGGTCGTCCGCGCGCTGGTGTCCACGGCGGACGGGCTCTGCGCGTCCTTGCTGCTGGAAGACGATCCGCCCGCCGAACGCGACGTCGTCGCCATCCTGCGCCACACCCTGCACCTGGCCTGA